The following coding sequences are from one Nicotiana tomentosiformis chromosome 3, ASM39032v3, whole genome shotgun sequence window:
- the LOC104117754 gene encoding uncharacterized protein isoform X2: MSFLSLVLNKNAIYFNSIREIYEAWVIYNFLSLCLAWVGGPGAVVLNLSGRVIKPNWYLMTCCFPPIPLDGRFIRRCKQGCLQFVILKPILVAVTFILYAKQKYEDGNFSPMQSYLYLTIIYTISYSMALYALILFYVACRDLLQPFNPVPKFIIIKSVVFLTYWQGVLVFLAAKARFIKDTEEAAEFQNFIICVEMLIAAAGHLFAFPYKEYAGANVGPSHGFLASLGHALKLNDFYHDTVHQFAPTYHDYVLYNHSEGDEGAKKYRARTFVPTGTEMDTVRKSKKISANKLEYIQFSSLSSASSTSENAGIGCQTGKSEAVNSSLLIDASNSVSLSHDLSHIDVDLTNYPPKVPAANVSGTC, translated from the exons ATATGAGGCTTGGGTCATATATAATTTTCTATCACTCTGCCTGGCATGGGTAGGTGGCCCAGGAGCTGTTGTTCTAAATCTGAGTGGCCGAGTTATAAAGCCTAATTGGTATCTGATGACGTGCTGCTTTCCTCCAATTCCTTTGGATGG GCGCTTTATTCGGAGGTGCAAGCAGGGATGTTTGCAGTTTGTGATCCTCAAGCCCATATTAGTGGCAGTCACATTCATACTTTATGCAAAACAGAAATATGAGGATGGAAATTTCAGTCCAATGCAATCCTACCTCTACCTCACAATTATCTATACTATCTCATACTCGATGGCACTTTATGCCTTGATCTTGTTTTACGTGGCATGCAGAGATTTGCTCCAGCCATTTAATCCAGTTCCAAAGTTTATCATAATCAAATCTGTTGTATTCCTTACTTACTGGCAG GGAGTTCTGGTGTTTCTTGCTGCGAAGGCTCGATTTATTAAAGATACCGAGGAAGCTGCAGAGTTTCAGAATTTTATAATTTGTGTTGAGATGCTTATTGCTGCTGCCGGCCATCTTTTTGCCTTTCCATACAAGGAGTATGCTGGAGCTAATGTTGGTCCTTCTCATGGCTTTTTGGCTAGCCTTGGCCATGCCCTTAAACTTAATGACTTTTACCATGACACTGTCCACCAG TTTGCTCCGACTTATCATGATTACGTGCTCTATAATCATAGCGAGGGTGATGAGGGAGCAAAAAAATACAGGGCGAGGACTTTTGTCCCAACTGGTACAGAGATGGATACTGTTAGGAAAAGCAAGAAGATATCTGCAAACAAATTGGAATATATACAATTCTCTAGTCTCTCTTCTGCTAGCAGTACTTCCGAAAATGCTGGGATTGGCTGTCAAACTGGGAAATCAGAGGCAGTGAATTCTTCATTGCTGATAGATGCATCAAATAGTGTCTCATTGTCCCATGATCTCTCTCACATTGATGTTGACTTGACAAATTATCCACCTAAGGTTCCTGCAGCTAACGTGTCAGGGACATGCTGA